CCACGTATCCGTCGCGGGCAAACCCGTAAAGCGCACCACCGACGACCAGCGCGAGCGCAGATCCAATCAGCGGGCCGGTCGTATAAATGCTCAAGGGACGCGCCCGGCGCTCAGGCGGGAAAGCATCGCGAATCATGGACATCGCGGCGGGCTGGAGTGCCGCCTCGCCGATTCCCAACCCCATTCTTCCGACGAACAAGGTCGCATAAGAGCCTGCGAGGCCGCACACCATCGACATCGCCGACCAGACCGCAACGGCTCCCCCGAGCAATCCTCTCCGGTTTGTCCGGTCAGCAGCGTAGCCGAATGGAATGCAGGATACGCTATACAATGTCGCAAATGCCAGCCCGACCAGCAAGCTGATTTGCACGTCGTCTATCCCGAGATCGGCGCGGATCGGATCGATCAGGATTCGGATGACGTTGCGGTCAATGAAAGACAACACGAAGAGCAGTGTCAGATAGACGACCATCCACCACGATCGAAGCGAGGTGGTGCTGGCGTCGTCGGCCGAGAGTGCCTGAACGCCCTGGATATCCGTCGCCATCTCCGAGTCTCCCCCCGTCATGTCTCGCCGTCTAATCGCGATATAGACAATTTAAGTTAGATCGTATAGCGCAACATGGTATCGCATGACGCAACAAGCCTCACAGTGCATCTGTTCTCTGGCGGCTGAACGAAAAATGGGAAAAGAACCGATGGTGAGCATGGATAAGGCAATAGCTGTCGACACGCGAAGGACGGGCGGCGACCTCGTAGTGGCCGGCCTGAAGCGCTGGGGCATCGATACGATGTTCGGCGTCCCGGGCGTCCAGCTCGATCAGCTGTTCGACGCGCTATCCCGTGGCGGAGAGGGGATTCGTTTGATTCATACGCGTCACGAACAGGGTGCCGCCTATATGGCGTTGGGGTATGCGATGGTCACAGGCCGGCCCGGCGTCTGCGCCGTGGTTCCCGGCCCTGGCGTCCTTAACGCGGGCGCGGCAATCGCAACAGCCTATGCCTGCAATGCACGAATGCTTTGCCTGACCAGCACCATAAACAGCGCGATGCTCGATCGGAGATTCGGCGCTCTCCATGAAATCAACGATCAGTCGGGTGTCTTGCGAAACCTCACCAAATGGGCCGCCCGGGCGAGCCATGCCGACGAAGTGCCCGGGTTGATCGATGAGGCTTTCCGCCAATTGTTGAGCGGGCGTCCGCAGCCGGTCGCGCTCGAGATCCCGCCCGACATCCTGGCACAGCTGACGGTCGGCGATTATCCGGAGGACCGGCCGCAAATTTCCAATCCGCCAATTGATGCGACGTTGATCGCACAGGCGGCAGCTATAGCGGCGGCAGCCGAGCGGCCAATGATTATCGTTGGTGGCGGTGCTCAGGGCGCCGGCGCCGCAGTTCGGCGCCTCGCGGAGCAGCTTCAGGCCCCGATCGTCAGCCGCAACATGGGGCGCGGCGTGGTCGATGACGACGATGATTATGCGCTCCCCGCTGCGGCGGCAATCGACAAATGGCCTGAGGTCGATGTGGTGATCGGCATCGGCACGCGCCTGCAGATTCTTCGCGAATGGGGCACCGATGCGCGGTTGAAAGTAATCCGGATCGACATGGATCAGGCGGAGATGAACCGCATCGCCCTGCCCGCAGTCGGCATCCGCGCCGATGCGACCGAAGGTACTGACGCCCTGGCGGATGCGATTGCCCGCGAGCGAAACAACCGGCCCTCGCGCACCGAGGAAATCGCCGTGTTGCGTACCGCGTTTCGCTTGGGTGTCGCCCGCGACATGGCGCCGCAGATGGCCTATGTCGACGCTATCCGCGCCGCGATGGGCGAGGACGATGTGCTGGTCGATGAGATGACACAGATCGCGTATGTCGCGCGCTATGGATTTCCGGTCCACTCGCCCCGGGCGTTCGTCACCTCGAGCTATCAAGGAACATTGGGATATGGCTTCGCCACAGCTCTCGGTGCGCAAGTTGGAGCGGGCTCGCGCCGCGTTATCTCGATCAACGGAGATGGTGGCTTCATGTACACGATGCCGGAGTTGGCAACGGCGGTACTGCACAATATCCCGCTCATCGCTGTGGTATTCAGCGATGGCTATTTCGGCAATGTGCGGCGGATCCAGCAGGGCAGCTATGGTGGAAGAATGATCGCGTCGGTGCTCCACAATCCGGATTTTGTGAAGCTGGCCGAGAACTTCGGTGCAGTCGGCATTCGCGCGGAGGGGCCCGAGGCGCTCCGTCAGGCCATCGAGAAAGCGCGCGGGATCAATGGCCCAGTGTTGATCGAGGTGCCCCAAGA
This portion of the Sphingomonas sp. So64.6b genome encodes:
- a CDS encoding thiamine pyrophosphate-dependent enzyme; amino-acid sequence: MDKAIAVDTRRTGGDLVVAGLKRWGIDTMFGVPGVQLDQLFDALSRGGEGIRLIHTRHEQGAAYMALGYAMVTGRPGVCAVVPGPGVLNAGAAIATAYACNARMLCLTSTINSAMLDRRFGALHEINDQSGVLRNLTKWAARASHADEVPGLIDEAFRQLLSGRPQPVALEIPPDILAQLTVGDYPEDRPQISNPPIDATLIAQAAAIAAAAERPMIIVGGGAQGAGAAVRRLAEQLQAPIVSRNMGRGVVDDDDDYALPAAAAIDKWPEVDVVIGIGTRLQILREWGTDARLKVIRIDMDQAEMNRIALPAVGIRADATEGTDALADAIARERNNRPSRTEEIAVLRTAFRLGVARDMAPQMAYVDAIRAAMGEDDVLVDEMTQIAYVARYGFPVHSPRAFVTSSYQGTLGYGFATALGAQVGAGSRRVISINGDGGFMYTMPELATAVLHNIPLIAVVFSDGYFGNVRRIQQGSYGGRMIASVLHNPDFVKLAENFGAVGIRAEGPEALRQAIEKARGINGPVLIEVPQDTDSMPSPWKHIHGRKVR